A window of the Zeugodacus cucurbitae isolate PBARC_wt_2022May chromosome 4, idZeuCucr1.2, whole genome shotgun sequence genome harbors these coding sequences:
- the LOC105211049 gene encoding integral membrane protein GPR155, with product MDSSMVFGVFRNLTASALDANSAETDMDSEDMDTMFKATTMPTVLTTSTTAAPDHEPSVSMNNFYPALVQCFGIIICGYIAGRFKIISNSETKGLGTFVGTFALPSLIFLSLVELNWNTVNWTFLLAMTLSKSIVFFAVLVISLLITRPLNYARAGLLSIFCTQSNDFAIGYPIVMALYKDVHPEYASYLYLMAPISLALLNPIGLVLMEISKIMQTKAEAAQEAPICPETCPAEQLTKRTRCVGEKTLLILHTLKSLFFNPMLLMTLLGVGGAFVFPNGLPEVIASVLRVFGQSFSATALFLLGLKIVGQGGSLRGAGFLLPGILILVKILVLPLVCRQTVNIMQAGTDFNDTTELSTFGFLYGTFPAAPGAFVIATQYNVEVELVATGMVLCTFISAPLMFISAKMISITNLNPVDYIHELDVFSFDISVAGVAACIWVLLLLIVTKRFRRMPHRVTFCLVLSQLMCCTAIIIWAKFDHVEKWLIYLQFFLFNMGTFSSRLWTAILAISLLFLQCRSLCFVLNMWPYMVAFAWGVPAIISGLLIALDSKILLPDKHNPCFQYGTAQAAVTVFMLVMCFFVTVGCLVMHQRYKKRYEKYLTYTRELSNPDSEPSDLQSTISTANLLTNADGARLSNGSVPVQRRRYGSYSSSDDDDIISTADNGPNTIAGGCGGGGGTCCSSTTSPTTTTVVVDIEDLLGRREAAAKSAAESMARKRSNDTATTPSTDQFEDENLGIRSGICSPAFNCGASSSRQNCQSIIERYQDQSRRGLEPLEYANDADEYQTLKHTVLLVLLLCSMFVGLSVSIWTLVMDGMSGIYLELSFLDAFLNFGQSLIVLALFITDTSELLTPFVKIWRKLWYGANVLTLPLWTSLNPETKHICEQFRNHHLDNCKKDIAKDRRWRIRVYRKVFYGTEFVDWLMEVGLAKDRLEAVHYARHLVDGRVLRHINNVYHFEDKQLLYNFCARM from the exons atggATAGTTCAATGGTTTTTGGAGTGTTTCGCAATTTAACCGCAAGTGCATTGGATGCGAATAGCGCAGAGACCGACATGGATTCAGAAGATATGGATACAATGTTTAAAGCTACCACTATGCCAACTGTTTTGACCACCTCCACCACAGCAGCACCGGACCACGAGCCATCAGTGTCAATGAATAATTTCTATCCTGCTTTGGTGCAATGTTTCGGCATCATTATATGTGG TTACATTGCTGGCCGCTTCAAAATCATTTCGAATTCGGAAACTAAAGGCCTTGGCACATTCGTCGGCACATTCGCATTGCCATCGCTGATCTTTCTCTCGCTGGTCGAGCTCAATTGGAACACGGTGAATTGGACCTTCTTACTGGCCATGACCCTATCCAAATCGATTGTATTCTTTGCTGTGCTCGTGATCTCACTGCTCATAACACGACCACTGAATTATGCGCGCGCCGGCCTCTTGAGTATTTTCTGCACGCAGAGTAATGATTTCGCGATTGGCTATCCGATTG TTATGGCGCTGTACAAAGACGTGCATCCCGAGTATGCCTCTTACTTGTATTTGATGGCGCCCATTTCGTTGGCGCTACTGAATCCCATCGGCTTGGTGTTAATGGAAATCTCGAAAATCATGCAAACCAAAGCCGAAGCG GCACAAGAAGCACCAATCTGCCCAGAAACCTGTCCAGCCGAACAGCTGACAAAGCGCACACGTTGTGTGGGTGAAAAAACGCTCTTGATATTGCATACACTAAAATCGCTCTTCTTCAATCCAATGTTGTTGATGACCCTGTTGGGAGTTGGTGGCGCTTTCGTCTTTCCAAATGGTCTACCCGAAGTGATAGCGAGCGTTTTGCGCGTTTTCGGTCAGTCATTTTCAGCGACGGCGCTTTTCCTGCTGGGCTTGAAAATTGTCGGACAAGGTGGTTCATTGCGTGGCGCAGGCTTTTTGCTACCCGGCATCTTGATATTGGTGAAAAT TTTGGTTTTGCCGCTAGTGTGCCGTCAAACGGTGAATATCATGCAAGCGGGCACAGATTTCAATGATACAACTGAATTGAGCACCTTCGGCTTTTTATATGGCACCTTTCCGGCCGCACCGGGCGCTTTCGTCATTGCCACACAATACAATGTCGAAGTGGAATTG GTCGCTACCGGCATGGTACTCTGCACATTCATCTCCGCGCCGCTTATGTTCATCTCGGCGAAAATGATCTCCATCACCAATTTAAATCCCGTCGACTATATACACGAGTTGGATGTATTTTCTTTCGATATAAGCGTTGCCGGCGTGGCTGCCTGCATCTGggttttgcttttattgattGTAACGAAGCGGTTTAGACGCATGCCGCACCGCGTCACCTTCTGTTTGGTGTTGTCGCAACTGATGTGCTGCACCGCCATCATTATTTGGGCGAAATTCGATCATGTCGAGAAGTGGCTGATTTATCTGCAATTCTTTCTCTTCAATATGGGCACATTCAGCAGTCGTTTGTGGACCGCCATCTTGGCAATTTCCTTGCTCTTCCTGCAGTGTCGCAGCTTGTGTTTCGTACTCAACATGTGGCCCTATATG GTCGCCTTCGCTTGGGGTGTGCCCGCCATAATATCTGGTCTGCTGATCGCCTTGGATAGCAAGATTTTATTGCCGGATAAACATAATCCTTGCTTTCAATATGGCACTGCGCAGGCTGCAGTCACTGTATTCATGCTTGTCATGTGTTTCTTTG TTACGGTTGGCTGTTTGGTAATGCATCAGCGTTACAAGAAGCGTTATGAGAAGTACTTGACATATACACGCGAATTATCCAATCCTGACTCAG AACCCTCTGACTTGCAATCGACCATATCTACCGCGAATTTGCTCACGAATGCTGATGGTGCGCGTCTCTCCAATGGCAGCGTGCCCGTGCAAAGACGTCGTTATGGTTCGTACTCTTCATCGGACGATGATGATATTATCTCGACAGCCGATAATGGGCCCAACACCATAGCTGGCGGctgcggtggtggtggtggtactTGTTGCTCCAGCACTACCAGTCCAACAACTACAACGGTTGTTGTAGATATCGAAGATTTGTTGGGACGCCGTGAAGCGGCTGCCAAATCAGCTGCTGAAAGCATGGCGCGTAAGCGTAGCAATGATACAGCCACCACGCCATCAACAGACCAATTTGAAGATGA AAATCTTGGCATACGTTCGGGCATCTGCAGTCCAGCTTTCAATTGTGGCGCGAGTTCTTCACGTCAAAATTGCCAATCGATTATCGAGCGCTATCAAGATCAGTCACGTCGTGGTCTAGAGCCATTGGAATATGCTAATGATGCTGATGAATATCAGACTTTGAAGCATACagtattgttggtgttgttgctctGCTCCATgtttgtg GGCTTATCTGTCTCCATTTGGACTCTAGTCATGGATGGCATGTCTGGTATTTATTTGGAATTGAGTTTTCTGGACGCTTTCTTGAACTTCGGACAGAGCTTAATCGTTTTGGCGCTATTTATCACTGACACCAGCGAATTGCTGACACCGTTCGTGAAGATTTGGCGCAAGTTGTG GTACGGCGCAAATGTTTTAACGTTGCCACTTTGGACAAGCCTCAACCCGGAGACCAAGCATATTTGTGAGCAGTTCCGCAATCATCATTTGGACAATTGCAAGAAGGATATTGCCAAGGATAGAAG